A stretch of Deferribacter autotrophicus DNA encodes these proteins:
- the istB gene encoding IS21-like element helper ATPase IstB: MQDILKKLTNFKLSGMAKTLESRNQYAIENSLSYLDFLELLLDDESVNRQNNSFKRRFSKSKLDSSKTLPMYDFTYQPELNKQEILDISSCRFIEEKKNIIFMGNPGVGKTHLANAIGLEALKKGYKVLFIHANDMVSKLVSSKGDGSYFSVLKQFLSVDLLIIDEVGFKKIPLNHVDEFFEIIRHRYENNSIIITTNRPFEEWGNIFGDVVLASAIIDRLVHHAHIFRINGESYRIKSLQSMKNTKR; encoded by the coding sequence ATGCAAGATATTTTAAAAAAACTAACAAATTTTAAGTTATCCGGAATGGCAAAGACATTAGAAAGCCGAAATCAATATGCAATAGAAAACAGTTTGAGTTACCTGGATTTTCTTGAATTGTTACTTGATGATGAGTCAGTGAACAGACAGAATAATTCTTTTAAGAGAAGATTTTCAAAATCTAAGTTGGATTCATCCAAAACATTACCTATGTATGATTTTACTTATCAGCCTGAACTGAATAAGCAAGAAATACTTGATATAAGTAGTTGCAGATTTATAGAAGAAAAGAAGAATATAATATTCATGGGTAATCCAGGAGTTGGCAAAACACATCTTGCAAATGCCATAGGATTAGAGGCTTTAAAGAAAGGATACAAGGTTTTATTTATTCACGCCAATGACATGGTATCAAAATTAGTATCATCGAAAGGAGATGGTAGTTATTTTAGTGTATTAAAACAGTTTTTAAGTGTGGATTTACTGATAATTGATGAGGTTGGTTTTAAGAAAATACCTTTAAACCATGTTGATGAATTTTTTGAAATAATCAGACATAGATATGAAAATAATTCTATAATTATCACTACTAATAGGCCTTTCGAAGAGTGGGGTAATATATTTGGTGATGTTGTTTTAGCTTCTGCTATCATAGATAGACTCGTACATCATGCTCATATTTTTAGAATCAATGGTGAAAGCTATAGAATCAAAAGTTTACAATCTATGAAAAATACTAAAAGGTAA